TCCGGGCGCTCGAATACCTGCGCGGTACCGGTCTTGCCGGCCATGGGGGCAGACAGACGCGCGGCGACTGCCCGCGCGGTACCACTCGGACCGTGCACCACCGCCGTCAAGCCGGCATGCACCGCCTGCCAGTCATCCGGATCATGGCGCACCATCTGTGCCGGTTCAGCCCGTCCAACCAGCGTCGGCCGGGCGGTACGACCGCGGCCGGCCAGTGCGGCGGTGGCGTGCGCCAGCTGCAGCGGGGTAACAACGGTAAAACCCTGTCCGATTCCGGTAATCACCGTCTCTCCGGGAAACCAGGGCTGATCGAATCTCGCTCGCTTCCAGGTCCGGGTCGGCAAGATGCCGTCACTCTCGCCGGGCAGGTCCAGCCCGCTGCTGCGGCCAAAGCCGAACAGCGCCAGTTCACGGGCAATCCGGTCAATCCCCAGATCAACCGCCAGCCGGTAGAAATAGCCGTTGACCGACTCGGCCAGCGCGAGTTCGAGATCGACCCAGCCGTGGCCCTCCTCCTTCCAGTCGCGATACAGGCGCGCATGGCCAGGCAGTTGATAGCTGCCGCCGGAAAATACCTGTGTCTCGGGCGTAATCACGCCGACCGCGAGACCGGCCAGGGCAATGAACGGCTTGATCGTCGAGCCAGGCTCATAGCCACCGGACAGAAAGCGATTGAACAGGGGTCGCCGCGGATCGTCAAGCAGGCTGTCGTAGGCGGCCTGACTGATCCCGTGGACAAACAGATTGGGGTCGAATCCGGGCTTGCTGACCAGCGCCAGCACCTCGCCGCTGTCGACCGACACGACCACGACCGCGCCGGTGTAGTCACCGAGCGCACGGTAGGCGGCCCGCTGCACATCAAGGTCGATATTGATCGTCAGGTTCTCGCCGTGCCGGGGGTCGGTTCGCTCGAGCACTCGCACCACCCGTCCCTGTGCGTTGGTCTCGACGCGCTCGATGCCGGTCTCGCCATGCAGGCGGTCCTCGTAGCGGCGCTCGATGCCGGTCTTGCCCACATATCGGGTGGCACGGTAGCGGCTCGGGTCCAGGCGGGCCAGATCGTCCTGATCGATCCGGCCAACATAGCCGACGACATGAGACAGCAGCTCGCCATGGGGATAGTGGCGCATCAGGTATGGCTCGATATCCACGCCCGGCAAGCGGTGACGGTGGATTGCGATTCGCGCCACCTCATCAGCACTCAGATTGCCCTTGAGCACAATCGGTTCGAAGCGGCGCGAGCGGCGCTCGTGGTAGAGAAAACGACGACGCTCGTCGTCGCTGACCGGCACCAGGCCGGCGACCGCCTGCAGCGTGTGCTCGAGCTGACCGGCCCGCTCCGGCACAATCACCAGCCGATAGGCCGGACGATTCTCGGCCAGCACCCGCCCTTGCCGGTCGAGTATCAATCCCCGATTGGGCGCCAGCGCCCGCAGGCTGATGCGGTTGTTCTCGGCGCGAGCGGCGTAGCGCTCGTGATCACCAAGCT
This DNA window, taken from Pseudomonadota bacterium, encodes the following:
- the mrdA gene encoding penicillin-binding protein 2; protein product: MRVDTATIITPREQRTLVMSRLRWLVAVVLVVLLLILARFGSLQLGDHERYAARAENNRISLRALAPNRGLILDRQGRVLAENRPAYRLVIVPERAGQLEHTLQAVAGLVPVSDDERRRFLYHERRSRRFEPIVLKGNLSADEVARIAIHRHRLPGVDIEPYLMRHYPHGELLSHVVGYVGRIDQDDLARLDPSRYRATRYVGKTGIERRYEDRLHGETGIERVETNAQGRVVRVLERTDPRHGENLTINIDLDVQRAAYRALGDYTGAVVVVSVDSGEVLALVSKPGFDPNLFVHGISQAAYDSLLDDPRRPLFNRFLSGGYEPGSTIKPFIALAGLAVGVITPETQVFSGGSYQLPGHARLYRDWKEEGHGWVDLELALAESVNGYFYRLAVDLGIDRIARELALFGFGRSSGLDLPGESDGILPTRTWKRARFDQPWFPGETVITGIGQGFTVVTPLQLAHATAALAGRGRTARPTLVGRAEPAQMVRHDPDDWQAVHAGLTAVVHGPSGTARAVAARLSAPMAGKTGTAQVFERPDIDDAVDARDQDELPVFLRNHALFTGFAPADEPRLVVTAVVEHGGSGAGVAAPVAADVMAVALEASGRGGNDADAGRE